From the genome of Grus americana isolate bGruAme1 chromosome 9, bGruAme1.mat, whole genome shotgun sequence, one region includes:
- the CAPN10 gene encoding calpain-10 isoform X4 yields the protein MLGEEKQLIVKRDLYTDPTFPASDTSIFFDYGTPLAQFRGEISWLRPKDICSTPRLFSNNLQDVQVKQGILGDCWFLCACVALQKSKYLLNKVIPPGQPSWTDESYQGCFTCRVWQFGHWVEVTIDDRLPCLGGKLCFSQCQTEDLFWLPLLEKAYAKVHGSYEQLWAGQVADALVDLTGGIAERWTLKGPGRNLEKEKTGMVLEKAVFRRLMNLKEQCVISCSVLNSRQGASELGEFHAFIVIDMLNLSEVSGKEIFLLRIRNPWGRRCWRGPWCEGGQGWSQLDPVLASELLSQIQEGEFWVDEEEFFREFDEITMGFPVNEEGQLQSLYTEKVLYHSQNLFGSWVRGQSAGGCRNNSSFPTNPKFWLRVCEKSEVCIALLQKHRKYSADWAGRIKNLTHLAEENLSLTEGIQGKNYQAVGLHVWKVEKKRFNLPKTLSAPPVVGTVCHSYDREVHVCCDLSPGFYLVVPSTFLKDAVGNFLLRVFSTGRISLSELKLPPTDAALCEEVPAGPGKSSVKVTLRQHCQDSKYRPIGFHIFQVPNSSWKPHTSSFLHLEPLVSCVPHCYSQEVSQLCKLPAGSYVIIPSTYLPNTEGDFTVVIATKIDRKRIHSRETLGQVLQENQHCTANLYKVPQFFKNTGEEYVHVLTQATVLEENQKTCVHN from the exons ATGCTGGGGGAGGAAAAGCAATTAATTGTTAAAAGAGACCTTTACACAGACCCCACGTTTCCAGCCAGTGATACCTCTATATTTTTTGATTATGGTACCCCACTTGCCCAGTTCAGAGGCGAAATATCTTGGTTGAGACCTAAG gaCATTTGTTCTACTCCTCGGTTATTTTCAAACAATCTGCAGGATGTGCAAGTGAAACAAGGAATTTTGGGAGATTGTTGGTTCTTGTGTGCCTGTGTAGCTTTGCAGAAGAGTAAATACCTACTGAATAAG GTAATCCCTCCAGGTCAGCCCAGCTGGACAGATGAGTCATATCAAGGCTGTTTCACTTGCCGAGTCTGGCAGTTTGGACACTGGGTGGAAGTGACCATCGACGATCGTTTGCCTTGCCTTGGTGgtaaactctgcttttcccagtgTCAGACAGAGGATTTGTTTTGGCTCCCACTATTGGAAAAAGCTTATGCAAA agtGCATGGATCTTATGAACAGTTGTGGGCAGGACAGGTGGCAGATGCTTTGGTCGATCTGACTGGAGGAATTGCTGAAAGATGGACTCTGAAAGGCCCTGGAAGAAACttggagaaagagaagactGGCATGGTTTTGGAGAAAGCAGTGTTTAGGAGATTAATGAATCTGAAGGAACAGTGTGTAATAAGCTGCTCAGTCCTCAATTCCAGACAAG GTGCAAGTGAGCTAGGAGAATTTCATGCCTTTATTGTGATAGACATGTTGAATCTGTCTGAAGTGTCAGGCAAAGAAATCTTCCTACTGCGAATACGAAATCCCTGGGGGAGGCGGTGCTGGAGAGGTCCCTGGTGTGAGGG TGGTCAAGGATGGAGCCAGCTAGATCCAGTACTTGCCTCAGAACTGCTGTCTCAGATCCAAGAGGGAGAATTCTGGGTTGATGAAGAGGaatttttcagagaatttgATGAGATTACCATGGGTTTTCCAGTCAATGAGGAAGGACAACTTCAGAGCCTCTATACAG AGAAAGTGCTGTATCACTCGCAGAATCTTTTTGGATCATGGGTGAGGGGCCAGTCCGCAGGTGGCTGCCGTAACAACAGCAGCTTCCCTACCAACCCGAAGTTCTGGCTGAGAGTCTGTGAAAAGAGTGAGGTGTGCattgctctgctgcagaaacatAGGAAATACAGTGCTGACTGGGCCggaagaattaaaaatctgACTCACTTAGCAGAGGAGAATCTATCTTTGACTGAAGGCATACAGGGGAAGAATTACCAGGCTGTGGGATTGCATGTCTGGAAG GTGGAGAAGAAACGATTTAACCTTCCAAAGaccctctctgctcctccagttgTAGGTACCGTCTGCCATTCCTATGATAGAGAAGTGCATGTATGCTGTGACCTTTCACCTGGGTTTTATCTTGTTGTTCCCAGCACTTTTCTGAAAGATGCAGTAGGGAATTTCTTGCTTCGTGTATTTTCAACGGGAAGGATCTCTCTCAG TGAGCTAAAGCTACCACCCACAGATGCTGCCCTCTGTGAAGAAGTCCCAGCAG GACCAGGAAAAAGCAGTGTGAAAGTTACCCTCCGTCAGCACTGCCAAGATAGCAAGTATCGTCCAATAGGTTTCCATATTTTCCAG GTGCCTAACAGCAGCTGGAAACCACATACTTCCTCTTTTCTACACTTGGAGCCACTGGTTAGCTGTGTACCTCATTGCTACTCACAGGAAGTAAGCCAACTTTGCAAACTTCCTGCAGGAAGTTATGTGATTATACCTTCTACGTACTTGCCCAATACAGAGGGTGATTTTACGGTGGTTATAGCAACCAAAATAGACAG GAAGCGCATTCACAGCCGGGAGACACTTGGACAAGTATTGCAAGAA AACCAGCATTGTACAGCAAATCTTTATAAGGTACCTCAGTTCTTCAAAAATACAGGTGAAGAATATGTGCATGTTTTAACCCAAGCTACAGTTttagaagaaaaccagaaaacatgtgtgcataattaa
- the CAPN10 gene encoding calpain-10 isoform X3 translates to MLGEEKQLIVKRDLYTDPTFPASDTSIFFDYGTPLAQFRGEISWLRPKDICSTPRLFSNNLQDVQVKQGILGDCWFLCACVALQKSKYLLNKVIPPGQPSWTDESYQGCFTCRVWQFGHWVEVTIDDRLPCLGGKLCFSQCQTEDLFWLPLLEKAYAKVHGSYEQLWAGQVADALVDLTGGIAERWTLKGPGRNLEKEKTGMVLEKAVFRRLMNLKEQCVISCSVLNSRQGASELGEFHAFIVIDMLNLSEVSGKEIFLLRIRNPWGRRCWRGPWCEGGQGWSQLDPVLASELLSQIQEGEFWVDEEEFFREFDEITMGFPVNEEGQLQSLYTEKVLYHSQNLFGSWVRGQSAGGCRNNSSFPTNPKFWLRVCEKSEVCIALLQKHRKYSADWAGRIKNLTHLAEENLSLTEGIQGKNYQAVGLHVWKVEKKRFNLPKTLSAPPVVGTVCHSYDREVHVCCDLSPGFYLVVPSTFLKDAVGNFLLRVFSTGRISLSELKLPPTDAALCEEVPAGEWETVQLHGCWKNGQSAGGSRNFPSFHINPCFPLSIPAGPGKSSVKVTLRQHCQDSKYRPIGFHIFQVPNSSWKPHTSSFLHLEPLVSCVPHCYSQEVSQLCKLPAGSYVIIPSTYLPNTEGDFTVVIATKIDRKRIHSRETLGQVLQEISFTTVMKR, encoded by the exons ATGCTGGGGGAGGAAAAGCAATTAATTGTTAAAAGAGACCTTTACACAGACCCCACGTTTCCAGCCAGTGATACCTCTATATTTTTTGATTATGGTACCCCACTTGCCCAGTTCAGAGGCGAAATATCTTGGTTGAGACCTAAG gaCATTTGTTCTACTCCTCGGTTATTTTCAAACAATCTGCAGGATGTGCAAGTGAAACAAGGAATTTTGGGAGATTGTTGGTTCTTGTGTGCCTGTGTAGCTTTGCAGAAGAGTAAATACCTACTGAATAAG GTAATCCCTCCAGGTCAGCCCAGCTGGACAGATGAGTCATATCAAGGCTGTTTCACTTGCCGAGTCTGGCAGTTTGGACACTGGGTGGAAGTGACCATCGACGATCGTTTGCCTTGCCTTGGTGgtaaactctgcttttcccagtgTCAGACAGAGGATTTGTTTTGGCTCCCACTATTGGAAAAAGCTTATGCAAA agtGCATGGATCTTATGAACAGTTGTGGGCAGGACAGGTGGCAGATGCTTTGGTCGATCTGACTGGAGGAATTGCTGAAAGATGGACTCTGAAAGGCCCTGGAAGAAACttggagaaagagaagactGGCATGGTTTTGGAGAAAGCAGTGTTTAGGAGATTAATGAATCTGAAGGAACAGTGTGTAATAAGCTGCTCAGTCCTCAATTCCAGACAAG GTGCAAGTGAGCTAGGAGAATTTCATGCCTTTATTGTGATAGACATGTTGAATCTGTCTGAAGTGTCAGGCAAAGAAATCTTCCTACTGCGAATACGAAATCCCTGGGGGAGGCGGTGCTGGAGAGGTCCCTGGTGTGAGGG TGGTCAAGGATGGAGCCAGCTAGATCCAGTACTTGCCTCAGAACTGCTGTCTCAGATCCAAGAGGGAGAATTCTGGGTTGATGAAGAGGaatttttcagagaatttgATGAGATTACCATGGGTTTTCCAGTCAATGAGGAAGGACAACTTCAGAGCCTCTATACAG AGAAAGTGCTGTATCACTCGCAGAATCTTTTTGGATCATGGGTGAGGGGCCAGTCCGCAGGTGGCTGCCGTAACAACAGCAGCTTCCCTACCAACCCGAAGTTCTGGCTGAGAGTCTGTGAAAAGAGTGAGGTGTGCattgctctgctgcagaaacatAGGAAATACAGTGCTGACTGGGCCggaagaattaaaaatctgACTCACTTAGCAGAGGAGAATCTATCTTTGACTGAAGGCATACAGGGGAAGAATTACCAGGCTGTGGGATTGCATGTCTGGAAG GTGGAGAAGAAACGATTTAACCTTCCAAAGaccctctctgctcctccagttgTAGGTACCGTCTGCCATTCCTATGATAGAGAAGTGCATGTATGCTGTGACCTTTCACCTGGGTTTTATCTTGTTGTTCCCAGCACTTTTCTGAAAGATGCAGTAGGGAATTTCTTGCTTCGTGTATTTTCAACGGGAAGGATCTCTCTCAG TGAGCTAAAGCTACCACCCACAGATGCTGCCCTCTGTGAAGAAGTCCCAGCAGGTGAATGGGAGACAGTGCAGCTGCATGGATGCTGGAAAAATGGGCAAAGTGCTGGAGGTAGCAGGAACTTCCCCTCCTTCCATATCAATCCCTGCTTTCCCCTCTCCATTCCTGCAGGACCAGGAAAAAGCAGTGTGAAAGTTACCCTCCGTCAGCACTGCCAAGATAGCAAGTATCGTCCAATAGGTTTCCATATTTTCCAG GTGCCTAACAGCAGCTGGAAACCACATACTTCCTCTTTTCTACACTTGGAGCCACTGGTTAGCTGTGTACCTCATTGCTACTCACAGGAAGTAAGCCAACTTTGCAAACTTCCTGCAGGAAGTTATGTGATTATACCTTCTACGTACTTGCCCAATACAGAGGGTGATTTTACGGTGGTTATAGCAACCAAAATAGACAG GAAGCGCATTCACAGCCGGGAGACACTTGGACAAGTATTGCAAGAA ATTTCATTTACAACTGTGATGAAAAGGTAA
- the CAPN10 gene encoding calpain-10 isoform X5 — MLGEEKQLIVKRDLYTDPTFPASDTSIFFDYGTPLAQFRGEISWLRPKDICSTPRLFSNNLQDVQVKQGILGDCWFLCACVALQKSKYLLNKVIPPGQPSWTDESYQGCFTCRVWQFGHWVEVTIDDRLPCLGGKLCFSQCQTEDLFWLPLLEKAYAKVHGSYEQLWAGQVADALVDLTGGIAERWTLKGPGRNLEKEKTGMVLEKAVFRRLMNLKEQCVISCSVLNSRQGASELGEFHAFIVIDMLNLSEVSGKEIFLLRIRNPWGRRCWRGPWCEGGQGWSQLDPVLASELLSQIQEGEFWVDEEEFFREFDEITMGFPVNEEGQLQSLYTEKVLYHSQNLFGSWVRGQSAGGCRNNSSFPTNPKFWLRVCEKSEVCIALLQKHRKYSADWAGRIKNLTHLAEENLSLTEGIQGKNYQAVGLHVWKVEKKRFNLPKTLSAPPVVGTVCHSYDREVHVCCDLSPGFYLVVPSTFLKDAVGNFLLRVFSTGRISLSDRKGEQHIIMCAGKHMLTDCLTYNIVISEHYSFKCKWSVSSGLR; from the exons ATGCTGGGGGAGGAAAAGCAATTAATTGTTAAAAGAGACCTTTACACAGACCCCACGTTTCCAGCCAGTGATACCTCTATATTTTTTGATTATGGTACCCCACTTGCCCAGTTCAGAGGCGAAATATCTTGGTTGAGACCTAAG gaCATTTGTTCTACTCCTCGGTTATTTTCAAACAATCTGCAGGATGTGCAAGTGAAACAAGGAATTTTGGGAGATTGTTGGTTCTTGTGTGCCTGTGTAGCTTTGCAGAAGAGTAAATACCTACTGAATAAG GTAATCCCTCCAGGTCAGCCCAGCTGGACAGATGAGTCATATCAAGGCTGTTTCACTTGCCGAGTCTGGCAGTTTGGACACTGGGTGGAAGTGACCATCGACGATCGTTTGCCTTGCCTTGGTGgtaaactctgcttttcccagtgTCAGACAGAGGATTTGTTTTGGCTCCCACTATTGGAAAAAGCTTATGCAAA agtGCATGGATCTTATGAACAGTTGTGGGCAGGACAGGTGGCAGATGCTTTGGTCGATCTGACTGGAGGAATTGCTGAAAGATGGACTCTGAAAGGCCCTGGAAGAAACttggagaaagagaagactGGCATGGTTTTGGAGAAAGCAGTGTTTAGGAGATTAATGAATCTGAAGGAACAGTGTGTAATAAGCTGCTCAGTCCTCAATTCCAGACAAG GTGCAAGTGAGCTAGGAGAATTTCATGCCTTTATTGTGATAGACATGTTGAATCTGTCTGAAGTGTCAGGCAAAGAAATCTTCCTACTGCGAATACGAAATCCCTGGGGGAGGCGGTGCTGGAGAGGTCCCTGGTGTGAGGG TGGTCAAGGATGGAGCCAGCTAGATCCAGTACTTGCCTCAGAACTGCTGTCTCAGATCCAAGAGGGAGAATTCTGGGTTGATGAAGAGGaatttttcagagaatttgATGAGATTACCATGGGTTTTCCAGTCAATGAGGAAGGACAACTTCAGAGCCTCTATACAG AGAAAGTGCTGTATCACTCGCAGAATCTTTTTGGATCATGGGTGAGGGGCCAGTCCGCAGGTGGCTGCCGTAACAACAGCAGCTTCCCTACCAACCCGAAGTTCTGGCTGAGAGTCTGTGAAAAGAGTGAGGTGTGCattgctctgctgcagaaacatAGGAAATACAGTGCTGACTGGGCCggaagaattaaaaatctgACTCACTTAGCAGAGGAGAATCTATCTTTGACTGAAGGCATACAGGGGAAGAATTACCAGGCTGTGGGATTGCATGTCTGGAAG GTGGAGAAGAAACGATTTAACCTTCCAAAGaccctctctgctcctccagttgTAGGTACCGTCTGCCATTCCTATGATAGAGAAGTGCATGTATGCTGTGACCTTTCACCTGGGTTTTATCTTGTTGTTCCCAGCACTTTTCTGAAAGATGCAGTAGGGAATTTCTTGCTTCGTGTATTTTCAACGGGAAGGATCTCTCTCAG CGACAGAAAAGGAGAGCAGCATATTATCATGTGTGCTGGAAAACACATGCTAACAGATTGCCTGACATATAACATTGTTATTAGTGAGCACTACAGCTTCAAATGCAAATGGAGTGTCAGCAGTGGACTCAGATGA
- the CAPN10 gene encoding calpain-10 isoform X2, with amino-acid sequence MLGEEKQLIVKRDLYTDPTFPASDTSIFFDYGTPLAQFRGEISWLRPKDICSTPRLFSNNLQDVQVKQGILGDCWFLCACVALQKSKYLLNKVIPPGQPSWTDESYQGCFTCRVWQFGHWVEVTIDDRLPCLGGKLCFSQCQTEDLFWLPLLEKAYAKVHGSYEQLWAGQVADALVDLTGGIAERWTLKGPGRNLEKEKTGMVLEKAVFRRLMNLKEQCVISCSVLNSRQGASELGEFHAFIVIDMLNLSEVSGKEIFLLRIRNPWGRRCWRGPWCEGGQGWSQLDPVLASELLSQIQEGEFWVDEEEFFREFDEITMGFPVNEEGQLQSLYTEKVLYHSQNLFGSWVRGQSAGGCRNNSSFPTNPKFWLRVCEKSEVCIALLQKHRKYSADWAGRIKNLTHLAEENLSLTEGIQGKNYQAVGLHVWKVEKKRFNLPKTLSAPPVVGTVCHSYDREVHVCCDLSPGFYLVVPSTFLKDAVGNFLLRVFSTGRISLSELKLPPTDAALCEEVPAGEWETVQLHGCWKNGQSAGGSRNFPSFHINPCFPLSIPAGPGKSSVKVTLRQHCQDSKYRPIGFHIFQVPNSSWKPHTSSFLHLEPLVSCVPHCYSQEVSQLCKLPAGSYVIIPSTYLPNTEGDFTVVIATKIDRTSIVQQIFIRYLSSSKIQVKNMCMF; translated from the exons ATGCTGGGGGAGGAAAAGCAATTAATTGTTAAAAGAGACCTTTACACAGACCCCACGTTTCCAGCCAGTGATACCTCTATATTTTTTGATTATGGTACCCCACTTGCCCAGTTCAGAGGCGAAATATCTTGGTTGAGACCTAAG gaCATTTGTTCTACTCCTCGGTTATTTTCAAACAATCTGCAGGATGTGCAAGTGAAACAAGGAATTTTGGGAGATTGTTGGTTCTTGTGTGCCTGTGTAGCTTTGCAGAAGAGTAAATACCTACTGAATAAG GTAATCCCTCCAGGTCAGCCCAGCTGGACAGATGAGTCATATCAAGGCTGTTTCACTTGCCGAGTCTGGCAGTTTGGACACTGGGTGGAAGTGACCATCGACGATCGTTTGCCTTGCCTTGGTGgtaaactctgcttttcccagtgTCAGACAGAGGATTTGTTTTGGCTCCCACTATTGGAAAAAGCTTATGCAAA agtGCATGGATCTTATGAACAGTTGTGGGCAGGACAGGTGGCAGATGCTTTGGTCGATCTGACTGGAGGAATTGCTGAAAGATGGACTCTGAAAGGCCCTGGAAGAAACttggagaaagagaagactGGCATGGTTTTGGAGAAAGCAGTGTTTAGGAGATTAATGAATCTGAAGGAACAGTGTGTAATAAGCTGCTCAGTCCTCAATTCCAGACAAG GTGCAAGTGAGCTAGGAGAATTTCATGCCTTTATTGTGATAGACATGTTGAATCTGTCTGAAGTGTCAGGCAAAGAAATCTTCCTACTGCGAATACGAAATCCCTGGGGGAGGCGGTGCTGGAGAGGTCCCTGGTGTGAGGG TGGTCAAGGATGGAGCCAGCTAGATCCAGTACTTGCCTCAGAACTGCTGTCTCAGATCCAAGAGGGAGAATTCTGGGTTGATGAAGAGGaatttttcagagaatttgATGAGATTACCATGGGTTTTCCAGTCAATGAGGAAGGACAACTTCAGAGCCTCTATACAG AGAAAGTGCTGTATCACTCGCAGAATCTTTTTGGATCATGGGTGAGGGGCCAGTCCGCAGGTGGCTGCCGTAACAACAGCAGCTTCCCTACCAACCCGAAGTTCTGGCTGAGAGTCTGTGAAAAGAGTGAGGTGTGCattgctctgctgcagaaacatAGGAAATACAGTGCTGACTGGGCCggaagaattaaaaatctgACTCACTTAGCAGAGGAGAATCTATCTTTGACTGAAGGCATACAGGGGAAGAATTACCAGGCTGTGGGATTGCATGTCTGGAAG GTGGAGAAGAAACGATTTAACCTTCCAAAGaccctctctgctcctccagttgTAGGTACCGTCTGCCATTCCTATGATAGAGAAGTGCATGTATGCTGTGACCTTTCACCTGGGTTTTATCTTGTTGTTCCCAGCACTTTTCTGAAAGATGCAGTAGGGAATTTCTTGCTTCGTGTATTTTCAACGGGAAGGATCTCTCTCAG TGAGCTAAAGCTACCACCCACAGATGCTGCCCTCTGTGAAGAAGTCCCAGCAGGTGAATGGGAGACAGTGCAGCTGCATGGATGCTGGAAAAATGGGCAAAGTGCTGGAGGTAGCAGGAACTTCCCCTCCTTCCATATCAATCCCTGCTTTCCCCTCTCCATTCCTGCAGGACCAGGAAAAAGCAGTGTGAAAGTTACCCTCCGTCAGCACTGCCAAGATAGCAAGTATCGTCCAATAGGTTTCCATATTTTCCAG GTGCCTAACAGCAGCTGGAAACCACATACTTCCTCTTTTCTACACTTGGAGCCACTGGTTAGCTGTGTACCTCATTGCTACTCACAGGAAGTAAGCCAACTTTGCAAACTTCCTGCAGGAAGTTATGTGATTATACCTTCTACGTACTTGCCCAATACAGAGGGTGATTTTACGGTGGTTATAGCAACCAAAATAGACAG AACCAGCATTGTACAGCAAATCTTTATAAGGTACCTCAGTTCTTCAAAAATACAGGTGAAGAATATGTGCATGTTTTAA
- the CAPN10 gene encoding calpain-10 isoform X1: MLGEEKQLIVKRDLYTDPTFPASDTSIFFDYGTPLAQFRGEISWLRPKDICSTPRLFSNNLQDVQVKQGILGDCWFLCACVALQKSKYLLNKVIPPGQPSWTDESYQGCFTCRVWQFGHWVEVTIDDRLPCLGGKLCFSQCQTEDLFWLPLLEKAYAKVHGSYEQLWAGQVADALVDLTGGIAERWTLKGPGRNLEKEKTGMVLEKAVFRRLMNLKEQCVISCSVLNSRQGASELGEFHAFIVIDMLNLSEVSGKEIFLLRIRNPWGRRCWRGPWCEGGQGWSQLDPVLASELLSQIQEGEFWVDEEEFFREFDEITMGFPVNEEGQLQSLYTEKVLYHSQNLFGSWVRGQSAGGCRNNSSFPTNPKFWLRVCEKSEVCIALLQKHRKYSADWAGRIKNLTHLAEENLSLTEGIQGKNYQAVGLHVWKVEKKRFNLPKTLSAPPVVGTVCHSYDREVHVCCDLSPGFYLVVPSTFLKDAVGNFLLRVFSTGRISLSELKLPPTDAALCEEVPAGEWETVQLHGCWKNGQSAGGSRNFPSFHINPCFPLSIPAGPGKSSVKVTLRQHCQDSKYRPIGFHIFQVPNSSWKPHTSSFLHLEPLVSCVPHCYSQEVSQLCKLPAGSYVIIPSTYLPNTEGDFTVVIATKIDRKRIHSRETLGQVLQENQHCTANLYKVPQFFKNTGEEYVHVLTQATVLEENQKTCVHN, from the exons ATGCTGGGGGAGGAAAAGCAATTAATTGTTAAAAGAGACCTTTACACAGACCCCACGTTTCCAGCCAGTGATACCTCTATATTTTTTGATTATGGTACCCCACTTGCCCAGTTCAGAGGCGAAATATCTTGGTTGAGACCTAAG gaCATTTGTTCTACTCCTCGGTTATTTTCAAACAATCTGCAGGATGTGCAAGTGAAACAAGGAATTTTGGGAGATTGTTGGTTCTTGTGTGCCTGTGTAGCTTTGCAGAAGAGTAAATACCTACTGAATAAG GTAATCCCTCCAGGTCAGCCCAGCTGGACAGATGAGTCATATCAAGGCTGTTTCACTTGCCGAGTCTGGCAGTTTGGACACTGGGTGGAAGTGACCATCGACGATCGTTTGCCTTGCCTTGGTGgtaaactctgcttttcccagtgTCAGACAGAGGATTTGTTTTGGCTCCCACTATTGGAAAAAGCTTATGCAAA agtGCATGGATCTTATGAACAGTTGTGGGCAGGACAGGTGGCAGATGCTTTGGTCGATCTGACTGGAGGAATTGCTGAAAGATGGACTCTGAAAGGCCCTGGAAGAAACttggagaaagagaagactGGCATGGTTTTGGAGAAAGCAGTGTTTAGGAGATTAATGAATCTGAAGGAACAGTGTGTAATAAGCTGCTCAGTCCTCAATTCCAGACAAG GTGCAAGTGAGCTAGGAGAATTTCATGCCTTTATTGTGATAGACATGTTGAATCTGTCTGAAGTGTCAGGCAAAGAAATCTTCCTACTGCGAATACGAAATCCCTGGGGGAGGCGGTGCTGGAGAGGTCCCTGGTGTGAGGG TGGTCAAGGATGGAGCCAGCTAGATCCAGTACTTGCCTCAGAACTGCTGTCTCAGATCCAAGAGGGAGAATTCTGGGTTGATGAAGAGGaatttttcagagaatttgATGAGATTACCATGGGTTTTCCAGTCAATGAGGAAGGACAACTTCAGAGCCTCTATACAG AGAAAGTGCTGTATCACTCGCAGAATCTTTTTGGATCATGGGTGAGGGGCCAGTCCGCAGGTGGCTGCCGTAACAACAGCAGCTTCCCTACCAACCCGAAGTTCTGGCTGAGAGTCTGTGAAAAGAGTGAGGTGTGCattgctctgctgcagaaacatAGGAAATACAGTGCTGACTGGGCCggaagaattaaaaatctgACTCACTTAGCAGAGGAGAATCTATCTTTGACTGAAGGCATACAGGGGAAGAATTACCAGGCTGTGGGATTGCATGTCTGGAAG GTGGAGAAGAAACGATTTAACCTTCCAAAGaccctctctgctcctccagttgTAGGTACCGTCTGCCATTCCTATGATAGAGAAGTGCATGTATGCTGTGACCTTTCACCTGGGTTTTATCTTGTTGTTCCCAGCACTTTTCTGAAAGATGCAGTAGGGAATTTCTTGCTTCGTGTATTTTCAACGGGAAGGATCTCTCTCAG TGAGCTAAAGCTACCACCCACAGATGCTGCCCTCTGTGAAGAAGTCCCAGCAGGTGAATGGGAGACAGTGCAGCTGCATGGATGCTGGAAAAATGGGCAAAGTGCTGGAGGTAGCAGGAACTTCCCCTCCTTCCATATCAATCCCTGCTTTCCCCTCTCCATTCCTGCAGGACCAGGAAAAAGCAGTGTGAAAGTTACCCTCCGTCAGCACTGCCAAGATAGCAAGTATCGTCCAATAGGTTTCCATATTTTCCAG GTGCCTAACAGCAGCTGGAAACCACATACTTCCTCTTTTCTACACTTGGAGCCACTGGTTAGCTGTGTACCTCATTGCTACTCACAGGAAGTAAGCCAACTTTGCAAACTTCCTGCAGGAAGTTATGTGATTATACCTTCTACGTACTTGCCCAATACAGAGGGTGATTTTACGGTGGTTATAGCAACCAAAATAGACAG GAAGCGCATTCACAGCCGGGAGACACTTGGACAAGTATTGCAAGAA AACCAGCATTGTACAGCAAATCTTTATAAGGTACCTCAGTTCTTCAAAAATACAGGTGAAGAATATGTGCATGTTTTAACCCAAGCTACAGTTttagaagaaaaccagaaaacatgtgtgcataattaa